A region from the Candidatus Bathyarchaeota archaeon genome encodes:
- a CDS encoding DUF424 family protein: MYVLVAACDEELLGRTLVEGEICFDVNERFYKGSRVTVEEAIDLIRNADTANLIGTRIVDRAKREKLVHPEAVLNIAGVPHAQIVKV, from the coding sequence ATGTACGTGCTCGTCGCAGCATGTGACGAGGAGCTACTCGGTAGGACGCTTGTAGAAGGGGAGATATGTTTCGACGTCAACGAGAGGTTCTATAAAGGCTCTAGAGTGACCGTAGAGGAGGCGATAGACCTTATAAGAAACGCTGACACCGCGAACCTGATCGGGACTAGGATAGTCGACAGGGCTAAGAGGGAGAAGCTTGTCCACCCTGAGGCCGTTTTGAACATAGCCGGGGTGCCTCATGCGCAGATAGTCAAAGTCTAG
- a CDS encoding translation initiation factor IF-2 subunit beta — MDKVKYLLSPQYFPEEPMASSSYEEMLRRALTLLPKKPVKSERFMIPSADTVIVGNRTIIRNFKTIASTLNRKPEHLLRFLCKEAGSAGSLRDDMAEIHGKFSRSQVNRFIRRYVQSYVICPVCKRPDTHLEKHERILYIVCDACGARSPVITR; from the coding sequence TTGGATAAGGTTAAGTACCTGTTATCCCCTCAATATTTTCCTGAGGAGCCTATGGCCTCCAGTAGCTATGAGGAGATGCTTAGAAGGGCTTTAACGCTGCTACCTAAGAAGCCTGTTAAATCTGAGAGGTTCATGATTCCATCGGCTGACACCGTCATAGTGGGTAACAGGACTATCATAAGGAACTTTAAGACTATAGCGTCGACCTTAAACAGGAAGCCGGAGCATCTGCTACGGTTCTTATGTAAAGAAGCCGGTTCGGCAGGATCTCTCAGAGACGACATGGCGGAGATACATGGGAAGTTCAGCAGGTCTCAGGTGAACAGGTTCATAAGGAGATACGTTCAGAGCTACGTGATATGCCCGGTCTGTAAAAGACCAGATACGCATCTCGAGAAGCATGAGAGGATACTCTACATAGTCTGCGACGCGTGCGGTGCCAGGTCTCCGGTCATAACGAGGTGA